The following are encoded together in the Halopiger aswanensis genome:
- a CDS encoding VNG_1110C family protein, with product MPDPARLRDSTQIVLPREILEIEDLESQLEEQFTVTIFDEGEGYCRIIGSPVEIKAASDFLVRQGVSVS from the coding sequence ATGCCCGATCCGGCGCGACTGCGCGACAGTACCCAGATCGTCCTTCCGCGGGAAATCCTCGAGATCGAGGACCTCGAGTCGCAACTCGAGGAGCAGTTCACGGTCACGATCTTCGACGAGGGGGAAGGGTACTGTCGGATCATCGGCAGTCCCGTCGAGATCAAGGCGGCGAGTGATTTTCTCGTGCGGCAGGGCGTCAGCGTCTCCTGA